A portion of the Oscillospiraceae bacterium genome contains these proteins:
- a CDS encoding phospho-N-acetylmuramoyl-pentapeptide-transferase — translation MIESLVSVVGQRGVDAAAFLLAFALTALTDSLFHNKLPHDHGREFAVNGGLSKGKARGSGLIFVLCIALVSLAFLPFRVEYVIYTVLLIASMLSGYFDDAAEKAWNEYKKGIIDFVIAVVAGVTYLNFNGCGVQFLQWSFTLPYAVYLLLIVILIWASINVVNCTDGVDGLSASLAVVTIGTYLIAYHEELADYSTAGVVFMGALLAYLWSNAKPSTLLMGDAGSRAMGFFIAILSLKCGHPFAFLLAAIVFIVDGSLGILKISLKRFLHISILKNTRTPLHDHVRKNKGWSDEQVVARWLILQCVASALLLLVVHG, via the coding sequence ATGATCGAATCTCTGGTGTCTGTCGTCGGGCAGCGCGGGGTGGATGCCGCAGCGTTTCTGCTGGCATTTGCACTCACCGCGCTTACCGATTCGCTGTTCCACAACAAGCTTCCCCACGACCATGGCCGTGAATTTGCCGTCAATGGCGGCCTGTCCAAGGGCAAGGCCCGCGGTTCCGGCCTGATCTTCGTGCTGTGCATCGCGCTGGTGTCGCTGGCATTCCTGCCGTTCCGGGTGGAATATGTCATCTACACCGTGCTGCTCATCGCTTCCATGCTCTCCGGCTACTTTGACGATGCCGCCGAAAAGGCCTGGAACGAGTACAAAAAAGGCATCATCGACTTTGTCATCGCCGTGGTGGCAGGCGTGACCTACCTCAACTTCAACGGCTGCGGCGTGCAGTTCCTGCAGTGGAGCTTCACCCTGCCGTATGCCGTGTATCTGCTGCTCATCGTCATCCTGATCTGGGCCAGCATCAACGTGGTCAACTGCACCGACGGTGTGGACGGCCTGTCCGCCAGTTTGGCGGTGGTGACCATCGGCACCTACCTGATCGCCTACCACGAAGAGCTGGCCGACTACAGCACCGCCGGTGTGGTGTTCATGGGTGCGCTGCTGGCTTACCTGTGGTCCAACGCAAAGCCCAGCACCCTGCTGATGGGCGATGCCGGCAGCCGCGCCATGGGTTTCTTCATCGCCATCCTGTCGCTGAAGTGCGGCCACCCCTTTGCCTTCCTGCTGGCAGCCATCGTGTTCATCGTGGACGGCAGCCTGGGCATCCTGAAGATCAGCCTGAAGCGCTTCCTGCACATCTCCATCCTCAAGAACACCCGCACCCCGCTGCACGACCATGTGCGTAAGAACAAGGGCTGGAGCGACGAGCAGGTCGTAGCCCGCTGGCTCATCCTGCAGTGCGTGGCATCGGCTCTGCTGCTGCTCGTGGTGCACGGCTGA
- a CDS encoding bifunctional 5,10-methylene-tetrahydrofolate dehydrogenase/5,10-methylene-tetrahydrofolate cyclohydrolase, with the protein MASILKGAPVVAAMNERNAALCEQLKTKGIVPTLAVVRVGAREDDLSYERGVMTRCGKVGVEVKQYLLPADAAQDDLLKVIAEINADDAIHGCLLFRPLPKQFDDRTVRAALAPEKDIDGITDGSLAGVFTNTDLGYAPCTAQACLEILKHYNVPLSGKRAVVVGRSLVVGKPAAMILDRENATVTICNSRTQDLPQICQEADVVVVAMGRMGAVGADCLRPGQTVVDVGIHLNDEGKLCGDVRFAEAEPVVDAITPVPGGVGTVTTSVLVGHVVQAAAKKAGL; encoded by the coding sequence ATGGCAAGCATCCTGAAGGGCGCGCCCGTAGTGGCCGCCATGAACGAACGCAACGCTGCTCTGTGTGAACAGCTCAAGACAAAGGGCATCGTGCCCACGCTGGCCGTGGTGCGCGTGGGTGCACGCGAGGACGATCTTTCCTATGAGCGCGGCGTGATGACCCGCTGCGGCAAGGTGGGCGTGGAAGTGAAACAGTATCTGCTCCCCGCCGACGCAGCACAGGACGACCTGCTGAAGGTCATCGCAGAGATCAACGCCGACGATGCCATCCACGGCTGTCTGCTGTTCCGCCCGCTGCCCAAGCAGTTTGATGACCGCACCGTGCGTGCCGCACTGGCTCCGGAAAAAGACATCGACGGCATCACCGATGGTTCTCTGGCCGGTGTGTTCACCAACACCGATTTGGGTTACGCTCCCTGCACCGCACAGGCCTGCCTGGAGATTTTGAAGCACTACAATGTTCCCCTCTCTGGCAAACGCGCCGTGGTGGTAGGCCGCAGCCTGGTAGTGGGCAAGCCCGCCGCCATGATACTGGACCGGGAAAATGCCACCGTGACCATCTGCAACTCCCGCACCCAGGACCTGCCCCAGATCTGCCAAGAGGCGGATGTGGTCGTGGTGGCCATGGGCCGGATGGGCGCCGTGGGTGCTGACTGCCTGCGTCCCGGCCAGACCGTGGTGGATGTGGGCATCCATCTGAACGACGAGGGCAAGCTGTGCGGTGACGTGCGCTTTGCCGAGGCAGAGCCTGTCGTGGATGCTATCACCCCCGTGCCGGGCGGTGTGGGCACCGTGACCACCTCGGTGCTGGTGGGCCATGTGGTGCAGGCTGCCGCCAAAAAGGCCGGGCTGTAA
- a CDS encoding cyclodeaminase/cyclohydrolase family protein, translated as MDMMNESCSRFLAELASKAPTPGGGGTAALVGAAGVALGNMVGCLTVGKKKYAAVEADILTLNERAGALRAELEALVQADAEAFAPLAAAYGLPKDTPEQVAHKAAVLEIALDTACAVPLEIMGKCAEGIALVEEYAAKGSALAVSDAGCAAALCKAALQAASLNVFINTKLMTDKTHAAALDAQADALLSEYVPKADAVFAQVTKQLRT; from the coding sequence ATGGACATGATGAACGAAAGCTGCAGCCGGTTCCTGGCAGAACTGGCCAGCAAAGCACCCACACCGGGCGGCGGCGGTACCGCGGCACTGGTGGGTGCCGCCGGTGTGGCACTGGGCAACATGGTGGGCTGCCTGACGGTGGGCAAAAAGAAGTATGCCGCCGTGGAAGCGGACATTCTGACCCTGAACGAGCGGGCCGGCGCCCTGCGCGCGGAGCTGGAAGCACTGGTGCAGGCGGATGCCGAAGCCTTTGCGCCGCTGGCCGCCGCCTATGGCCTGCCCAAGGACACTCCGGAGCAGGTGGCTCACAAGGCCGCTGTGCTGGAAATCGCACTGGATACTGCCTGTGCCGTGCCGCTGGAAATCATGGGCAAGTGCGCCGAAGGCATTGCACTTGTGGAAGAATATGCAGCCAAGGGCAGCGCGCTGGCCGTGTCCGATGCAGGCTGCGCCGCCGCACTGTGCAAGGCTGCCCTGCAGGCCGCCAGCCTGAACGTGTTCATCAACACAAAGCTGATGACCGACAAAACCCATGCCGCCGCACTGGATGCGCAGGCCGACGCCCTGCTGAGCGAGTATGTCCCGAAGGCGGACGCCGTGTTTGCGCAGGTCACAAAGCAACTGCGCACCTGA